In Apium graveolens cultivar Ventura chromosome 10, ASM990537v1, whole genome shotgun sequence, the following are encoded in one genomic region:
- the LOC141693996 gene encoding serine/threonine-protein kinase PCRK1-like: MKCFPCSSGEKSDEQKTIRSSVRSSSTSVSGDPWAKKSGSEFNSLDLSDTSVESNGRKSFASLSQKPSTLRVYAVSELKTATKNFSRSLMLGEGGFGGVYRGVVSDAENPKKKIDIAVKQLSRRGLQGHKEWVTEVNVLGIVEHQNLVKLVGYSAEDDERGIERLLVYEYMANRSVLDHLSSRSRTPLPWATRMKIAQDAARGLAYLHEGMDFQIIFRDFKSSNILLDEQWNAKLSDFGLARLGPSDGLSHVSTAVVGTVGYAAPEYMQTGRLTAKSDVWSYGIFLYELITGRRPLDTNRPKNEQKLLEWVRPHLADMKKFQLILDPRLNGKYSIKSAQRLAAIANRCLVRKAKLRPKMSEVLEMVNLLMETTETENPQIAVKIIIPKDSRERSLKEGLKRRFVDPIVGENRSLVWETWRPKLVTDSPTA, translated from the exons ATGAAGTGCTTTCCATGTTCCAGTGGAGAAAAAAGCGATGAACAGAAGACAATAAGGTCTTCGGTTCGCTCATCATCTACCTCGGTTTCAGGTGATCCATGGGCTAAAAAATCAGGGTCTGAGTTTAATTCACTTGATCTTTCGGATACAAGTGTGGAATCCAATGGTAGGAAATCATTTGCAAGTTTGTCACAGAAGCCGAGTACTCTCAGAGTCTATGCAGTTTCTGAGCTCAAGACGGCCACAAAGAATTTTAGCCGTTCTCTCATGCTCGGAGAAGGAGGATTTGGAGGTGTATATAGGGGTGTGGTATCTGATGCAGAAAATCCTAAGAAAAAAATTGACATTGCCGTTAAACAACTCAGCAGAAGAGGATTGCAG GGGCACAAAGAATGGGTGACTGAAGTCAATGTCCTTGGAATTGTTGAACACCAAAATCTCGTTAAACTTGTTGGATACAGTGCTGAGGATGATGAGAGAGGTATTGAACGTCTTCTTGTCTACGAATATATGGCCAACAGAAGTGTTCTTGATCATTTATCAAGTCGATCTCGAACCCCTCTCCCATGGGCAACTAGAATGAAAATAGCCCAGGATGCTGCTCGCGGTTTAGCTTACCTGCATGAAGGGATGGACTTCCAG ATTATCTTTAGGGATTTCAAATCTTCAAATATTCTATTGGATGAGCAGTGGAATGCAAAGCTTTCAGATTTTGGATTGGCCAGGCTGGGACCTTCAGATGGTTTGAGTCATGTCTCAACAGCG GTTGTTGGAACCGTGGGATATGCAGCTCCTGAATACATGCAAACTGGACGCCTCACAGCCAAAAGTGATGTGTGGAGCTATGGAATCTTCCTGTATGAGCTCATCACAGGTAGGCGACCTTTGGATACAAACAGACCAAAGAATGAGCAGAAGCTCTTGGAGTGGGTAAGGCCACACCTTGCTGACATGAAGAAGTTTCAACTGATTTTAGATCCTCGACTGAATGGAAAATATTCCATAAAGTCTGCTCAAAGGTTGGCTGCAATAGCTAACAGATGCTTAGTGCGTAAAGCAAAGCTGCGTCCCAAAATGAGTGAGGTCTTGGAGATGGTTAACCTGCTTATGGAAACAACTGAAACCGAAAATCCTCAAATTGCTGTCAAAATCATAATACCAAAAGATAGTCGTGAAAGATCCTTAAAAGAAGGTTTAAAGAGAAGGTTTGTGGATCCTATAGTCGGAGAAAACAGATCATTGGTCTGGGAAACATGGCGACCTAAGCTTGTGACTGACAGTCCGACTGCCTGA
- the LOC141693756 gene encoding nascent polypeptide-associated complex subunit beta-like codes for MNREKLMKMAGAVRTGGKGSVRRKKKAIHKTATTDDKRLQSTLKRIGVNAIPAIEEVNIFKDDVVIQFVSPKVQASIAANTWVVSGTPQTKKLQDILPGIINQLGPDNLDNLRKLAEQFQKQTPGADAAAAAIQEDDDEVPELVPGETFEAAAEETPAQAL; via the exons ATGAATAGGGAAAAACTAATGAAAATGGCTGGTGCAGTACGCACTGGTGGAAAAGGCAGTGTAAGGAG AAAGAAGAAAGCCATTCACAAGACAGCCACCACAGACGATAAAAGACTGCAGAGTACCCTAAAGAGAATTGGGGTTAATGCAATTCCCGCAATTGAGGAAGTCAATATTTTCAAGGATGATGTAGTTATCCAGTTCGTTAGTCCCAAAG TTCAAGCCTCTATTGCTGCCAACACTTGGGTTGTAAGCGGTACCCCACAAACAAAGA aattGCAAGACATTCTTCCGGGAATCATAAATCAATTGG GGCCAGATAACTTGGATAACTTGCGGAAACTCGCTGAGCAGTTCCAGAAGCAGACACCTGGTGCAGATGCTGCTGCTGCTGCAATACAAGAAGACGATGATGAAGTCCCAGAACTTGTTCCTGGTGAGACTTTTGAAGCTGCAGCAGAGGAGACCCCTGCTCAGGCTTTGTAG